The Pararhizobium sp. IMCC21322 sequence CGCCAATGGCGGATTTTCAACAATTGGCACGTCAGTACTCTCAGCCACTTCACGAATTTTGAGAGCCACCGAATCAATACCTTTGGCCACACAAATTGGCGCGTTCATGCCTTCTTCATAAGACAGAGCCACCGCATAGTGGGTCGGGTTGGTAATGATGACTGTTGCTTCCGGTACGCGCGACATCATTCGGGCTCGGCCACGTTCCATGCGTAGCTGCCGAATTTTTGCCTTGATCGCCGGATCACCTTCCGAATCCTTATGCTCATCACGCACCTCTTTGAGCGTCATCTTCTGCCGTTCAAAGAATTGATGTTTTTGCCACATGAAATCCAGACCGGCGATAACAGTCATCAGCAGCAGAGTGATCAGCAAAAGCTTGACAGCCATGTCATGAAACAGCGGCAGAATTGCCACTGCAGGGCTGATCAGCACACTTTCCAGGCGATCAAGTTCCGGCCAAAGCGCCGCCATGATGAGCACTGACACAAGGCCAAGCTTGGACATTCCCTTGGCAAAATTGACCAAAGCTTCCGGGGAGAACAAACGCTTTGCGCCAGCCAGAGGTGAAATTTTTGACCATTTTGGCTTAAGAGGATCTATCGACCAAACAAGTTTGTGCTGAACCAGATTGCCAATTGCTGCCGCAAGTACCAGAAGAAGAAACGGGACTGCAAGCGCGGTGGCAAGGTCACGCCCGGTTTGCATCCACAAGCCGGCCATGGCGCCCCGATCGAGGGAAAGAGTATGCGCATTGGACAGATAGCCACGCAGCAATCCGCCAAGGTGAGCTGCGCTGATGGGCGCCAAAAAGGCAATCATCAGCGTTACCATCAGCAGCACAAACCATGTGTTGACCTCCTGGCTCTTGGCAACTTCCCCGCGTTTGTGGGCATCTTCCAGCTTTTTGGCGGTGGGGTCTTCGGTTTTTTCTGATTTATCCGGTTGATCAGCCATAGCCCCTCCTTTCTATTGCGCCAGAAATCGGCCGAGCAGCGTGGCAAAATACTCGTGATAGACCGCCATCATTGTGCTCAGGAGAAGTGCCAGAAGCACAAATCCAAGCAGAATGGATGCGGGCATTGCGATGAAGAAAATCTGGATTGCCGGCATCAATCGGCTAAGCACGCCAACACCCACATAGAATATCAGGCCGAACACCAGAAATGGTGCCGCCATACGAACGCCCAATGAAAACGCGTCCGACATGGACATGACAGCCATCATGGCCATGTCGCTGGTCGGAGGAATGATTCCGGGTTTAAACAGGATGTAACTATCGTGAATAGCCGCTATCACCAAGTGATGCATATCAGTGACGAACACCAATGTAACTGCAAGCACGCCTAAAAAGTTGGCGAATAAAGCACCCTGAATTCCCTGTGTCGGGTCAACACTTTGTGCAAGTCCCAATCCCATCTGGTTGGCAATCGTGCTTCCGGCAACGGAGGTCGCCATAAGAATCATGCGAACGGTCAGGCCGATGAACAGACCGATCAGAACTTCCTTGATCATCGGCACCAAAGCACCAATCGGCCATGTTTCCGCAGCAAATCCCGGCAATTCCACCAAGGGCACCATGAGCAATGTCAACAACAGCGCAAAAGCAAGCCGTATGCGCGTTGGAATACCATTTTGGCCAAAGCCTGGCAGCAGCATCACCAGAACGCCGACCCGCGCGAAAACAAGCATGAAGCGATAGGCCAGATCAGGAGCAAGAGAAATATCCACCTAGGCCGAACCTTGCGAGCGCAAAATCGGTTGTTTTGAGTGATCAAAAGCGGATTCGGGTTGGCTGGCTATCATACCGGATCATCCAGACCCGGCATCACTAACGTCCAGCGACAATATGATCGGCGACCCTATCCATGAAGCTGTTAAGCGTCTGGCCCATAAACGGCATGGCGATCAGCATAGCCACAAAGATGGCAATGATTTTCGGTACGAATACCAGTGTCATTTCCTGAATTTGGGTCAACGCCTGAATGAGTGCAATAATGACCCCGACACCAAGACCAACCAGCATAACAGGTGCACTGATTGCCAACAGTGTCGTGATTCCATCACGGGCAAAATCCAGCACTTCCGGTCCGGTCATATCAGCTTCTTTCAGGTTACCAGGTCAAATGCCATTCAGATCGGCATCCGCATAATTTCTTCATATGCGGAAATGACTCGGTCCCGCACGGAAACCATAGTCTGCAGTGCAAGTTCCGTTTCTGCAACAGCCGTTACCATTTCAACCATATTGGCAGTTGGTTGACCGGTCGCAAATGCCATGCTGGCCTGTTCGCCTGCCTTGCCTGTTTCAGCAACATCTGTCGCCACCTGCGATACCATAGAGGCGAAGGAATTATCCGCCGAAGGCGTAATTTCCTGGGCCTTGGCAGGCAATTGACTGACGGACTTCGAAGCGGCGGAATAAGCGTTTACAGCCCCCAAGGCGGTGTTGATAGCCATTACAAATTAGCCCCTCAGGATATCGAGCGTACGCTGCATCATCGTGCGCGTACTTTGGATAACATTCAAATTGGCTTCATAGCTGCGCTGAGCTTGTCGCATATCCACAGTCTCAATCAGAGTGCTGACATTGGGCAGTTTTACATAGCCTTGATCATTGGCTGCCGGGTGACCAGGCTCAAACCGCGTCTTGAATTCTGAGCGATCCTGGCGAATCGGACCCATTTCCACAACTGAAACACCGGTTTCCCGATCCAATGCAGTTTTGAAACTTGGCATTTTACGCCGATAGGGATCAGCGCCTTGCGTCGTTGCCGTGCTATCGGCATTTGCAATGTTTTCAGCAATTATGCGCATACGCCCGCTTTGGGCGCGCAATCCCGATGCTGCGACTTTCATAGAGTCCAGGAAGTCCATGCAAAATTCCTTTCAAAGTTTCTCATCGACCAATGGCGATTCGGAAAAGGCCCATAGTCTTGCTGTAAAGCGATGTCGCGGCCTGATAATCGAGTTGGTTGGACGTGACTTTCATCATTTCTTCTTCCAGAACCACTTCGTTTCCCAGTGGCGTGATCTCAAATGGCGTATCGATGCCAGAGCTCATGGAGGTTTTCAGTGGTGCCATAGCTGCCGAAATATGCTCTGGATGCGTTGTCGCTGCGATCGGTGTCATCTGTGAGCCACGCTCGGATGCCGCGCTGGCCATTTGTCCAAAATCCGGCTTTTTCAAATCCCGCACGCGATAGCCTGGCGTATCAGCATTGGCTACATTTTCGGCCAACAGGCGCTGTCGGGATTCGTGCCAATGCATCTTCGATTTCAGGGCCGAAAGAATGCTTATATCACCCATTCCCATGACTGGCCCTCATGTCCAAATGCCTCGTGTGCTTCGCAAATTAGTTGATGAAGTATTAATGAGGCAGGCATGGTTAACAAAACCTTAACCCCCTTAACAATTTCCTAACTGTGTTGGCTGCATTCTGCCGCAATTAGATAGCAGGATTCTCGGCGTGGAATGGCGTTTGCGCCGTTTCGATGCTGGATTAGAAGTTAGGGGCGCATAATGCGTGAGTATTTGTTGCAGTTCATGGGCGAAGAAGCGGCCATGGGTGTGCAGTTCATAGTGGCACTTTTGGCAGTTTTGATGCTGTTTGGTGTTTTTGTTTGGTTTTTGCGCCTGATCACAGGCAAAGGCAGGCGTAAAGTCGTATCCCAGGACAGTCGCCTGGCCATTCTGGATAGAACCCAGATCGACGACACCCGCAGTCTTGTGCTGGTGCGGCGTGATGAGGTGGAACATCTTGTCATGATCGGGGGGCCCAGTGATGTGGTCGTCGAATCGAATATCGGCCAATACGCCGATGAGAACGACAGACATTCAGAACATCCTCTTCCCGGCCATGAGATTGCGCGGCGCGTGATTGCACAACGCCCTTTGCGCACAATGTCGCTCACCGGCTCTGCAGCAACTGTTGCTGAAAGCATCGGCCTTGCAGCGGCCAGCCGGCCAGAAGTTTCCCTTGCACCACCACCACCAGCGCCTGAAAACAGCACGGTTCACGAAGAACCATCCTTTGAAGCTGCTGAAGCTCAGCCGGAAATTGTGATTGAGCCTCAATCCGCAGAAGAAGCGCATCCGGTTGTGATCCCTCCCGAACCACCTCAGCCAGACGTGCCAGTTGAGCCTGAAGCACCTGCGCCGGCGCCAGTTATTGCTGCGGCTCCTGTCGCCGCGCCACCTGTAGCACCTGTTCCTATAGAACCTGCTCCTGCGGAACCTGCCCCCGCAGTTATGGCGCCCGTAGTTTCAACGCCTGCGGCAGCAGTGCCAATAACAGAAG is a genomic window containing:
- the flhB gene encoding flagellar biosynthesis protein FlhB encodes the protein MADQPDKSEKTEDPTAKKLEDAHKRGEVAKSQEVNTWFVLLMVTLMIAFLAPISAAHLGGLLRGYLSNAHTLSLDRGAMAGLWMQTGRDLATALAVPFLLLVLAAAIGNLVQHKLVWSIDPLKPKWSKISPLAGAKRLFSPEALVNFAKGMSKLGLVSVLIMAALWPELDRLESVLISPAVAILPLFHDMAVKLLLITLLLMTVIAGLDFMWQKHQFFERQKMTLKEVRDEHKDSEGDPAIKAKIRQLRMERGRARMMSRVPEATVIITNPTHYAVALSYEEGMNAPICVAKGIDSVALKIREVAESTDVPIVENPPLARALYATVEIDDQVPEDHYKAVAEVIGFVMRLNKK
- the fliR gene encoding flagellar biosynthetic protein FliR, encoding MDISLAPDLAYRFMLVFARVGVLVMLLPGFGQNGIPTRIRLAFALLLTLLMVPLVELPGFAAETWPIGALVPMIKEVLIGLFIGLTVRMILMATSVAGSTIANQMGLGLAQSVDPTQGIQGALFANFLGVLAVTLVFVTDMHHLVIAAIHDSYILFKPGIIPPTSDMAMMAVMSMSDAFSLGVRMAAPFLVFGLIFYVGVGVLSRLMPAIQIFFIAMPASILLGFVLLALLLSTMMAVYHEYFATLLGRFLAQ
- the fliQ gene encoding flagellar biosynthesis protein FliQ, which codes for MTGPEVLDFARDGITTLLAISAPVMLVGLGVGVIIALIQALTQIQEMTLVFVPKIIAIFVAMLIAMPFMGQTLNSFMDRVADHIVAGR
- the fliE gene encoding flagellar hook-basal body complex protein FliE, with amino-acid sequence MNTALGAVNAYSAASKSVSQLPAKAQEITPSADNSFASMVSQVATDVAETGKAGEQASMAFATGQPTANMVEMVTAVAETELALQTMVSVRDRVISAYEEIMRMPI
- the flgC gene encoding flagellar basal body rod protein FlgC: MDFLDSMKVAASGLRAQSGRMRIIAENIANADSTATTQGADPYRRKMPSFKTALDRETGVSVVEMGPIRQDRSEFKTRFEPGHPAANDQGYVKLPNVSTLIETVDMRQAQRSYEANLNVIQSTRTMMQRTLDILRG
- the flgB gene encoding flagellar basal body rod protein FlgB yields the protein MGMGDISILSALKSKMHWHESRQRLLAENVANADTPGYRVRDLKKPDFGQMASAASERGSQMTPIAATTHPEHISAAMAPLKTSMSSGIDTPFEITPLGNEVVLEEEMMKVTSNQLDYQAATSLYSKTMGLFRIAIGR